Proteins encoded by one window of Salicibibacter halophilus:
- a CDS encoding sensor histidine kinase, producing MQNWFHIFPKNTGLSLYAWLIFCLLPFSFIIHSSSSFEVIIGLILLMLFFTAYRLSFIKRGWTVYLTLGIEMIINIGMTMYFGYVYFALFLAFFIGNIQNKSGFVTLYVIHLTTTILAITAGFFLQSETFLMQLPFILISVIGVIILPFIIYNRNKREQLEHQLEDANEKISQLMVVEERQRIARDLHDTLGQKLSLIGFKSDLAAKLMDVNHQSSKSEIEDIHLTARTALNEVREIVSDMKGTKLSDEIIRVREILKATHIEFSIAGDEELEHTPLLVENVLSMCLKEAVTNIVKHSHASLCHLSIRDSPNELVMKIRDNGIGIPADQKAYKESGLQGMKERLEFVNGSLSKESSNGMTLTIKVPHIVQQTELGGAP from the coding sequence ATGCAAAATTGGTTTCATATTTTTCCGAAAAATACCGGGCTTAGTTTGTATGCTTGGCTTATTTTTTGCCTCTTGCCTTTTTCTTTTATTATTCATTCATCCTCGTCATTTGAAGTTATCATCGGCCTTATTTTGTTGATGCTTTTTTTTACTGCTTACCGATTGTCTTTTATAAAAAGAGGCTGGACCGTTTACCTAACATTGGGCATTGAAATGATCATCAACATCGGGATGACGATGTACTTCGGTTATGTATACTTCGCGCTTTTTTTGGCCTTTTTTATCGGGAACATCCAAAATAAAAGCGGTTTTGTTACTTTATATGTGATTCATCTCACGACGACCATTCTTGCTATTACAGCTGGGTTTTTCCTGCAAAGTGAAACCTTTCTTATGCAATTGCCGTTTATTTTGATAAGCGTCATCGGCGTTATTATTCTCCCCTTTATTATATACAACCGGAACAAAAGGGAACAGTTGGAACATCAGCTGGAAGACGCCAATGAAAAAATTTCGCAACTTATGGTCGTGGAGGAACGACAGCGAATTGCCCGTGACCTGCATGATACACTGGGACAAAAACTTTCCCTTATTGGCTTTAAAAGTGATTTAGCTGCCAAATTAATGGACGTTAATCATCAATCTTCCAAATCGGAAATCGAGGACATCCATCTAACCGCGAGAACAGCTCTAAATGAAGTGCGAGAGATCGTTTCCGATATGAAAGGAACCAAACTGAGTGACGAGATCATTCGTGTCCGCGAAATTCTTAAAGCCACGCATATTGAGTTTTCGATTGCTGGTGATGAAGAGCTGGAACATACGCCGTTACTCGTCGAAAATGTGTTGAGCATGTGTTTGAAGGAAGCGGTCACGAACATCGTAAAACATAGTCACGCTTCTCTTTGCCACCTCTCCATCAGGGATTCCCCGAACGAGCTGGTGATGAAAATCCGGGATAATGGCATTGGGATCCCTGCTGATCAAAAAGCCTATAAAGAAAGTGGCCTTCAAGGGATGAAAGAACGTTTGGAGTTTGTGAATGGGAGCTTGAGCAAAGAGTCATCGAATGGCATGACCTTAACGATAAAAGTGCCCCACATTGTTCAACAAACAGAATTGGGGGGAGCACCATGA
- a CDS encoding fatty acid desaturase, whose product MSKQKQAQLKKSVAPFANPDTKSSILQLVNSILPFFLLWFLAFQSLSVSIWLTLALSVVAAGFVVRIFIIFHDCTHGSFFNKTKTNRIVGTITGIITHFAFEKWKRSHAIHHATSSNLDKRGTGDIWVMTVKEYANASFWQRLLYRLYRNPIVMFGFGPFYLFLLSNRFNRKGAKGKERWNTYLINTSLFTIYTVLIWTVGWQAFLIIQLPILFISGSIGIWLFYVQHQFEDSYFENEEDWDFVKAAVDGSSYYKLPKVMQWLTGNIGFHHVHHLSPRVPNYNLEKTHENIPPLQKATTITMASSLESIRFRLYDESSQTFVSFKEVKGLLKNPRAAEFNHRPSSIQQK is encoded by the coding sequence ATGAGTAAACAAAAACAGGCACAGTTAAAAAAGAGCGTTGCGCCTTTTGCCAATCCGGATACGAAATCTAGCATCTTGCAGTTGGTAAATTCCATTTTGCCGTTTTTCCTGCTTTGGTTCCTTGCCTTCCAAAGTTTATCGGTTTCTATTTGGTTGACGCTTGCATTGTCAGTGGTTGCCGCAGGTTTTGTCGTGCGTATCTTCATTATTTTTCACGACTGCACCCACGGTTCTTTTTTCAATAAAACAAAGACCAATCGCATTGTCGGTACCATTACCGGCATCATTACCCATTTCGCTTTTGAAAAATGGAAGCGAAGCCATGCGATTCATCATGCTACGAGCAGCAATTTGGATAAACGCGGAACCGGTGATATATGGGTGATGACGGTTAAGGAATACGCAAATGCTTCATTTTGGCAGCGACTGCTCTATCGCCTTTACCGAAATCCAATCGTTATGTTCGGCTTCGGCCCCTTCTACCTTTTCCTTCTATCCAACCGTTTTAACCGCAAAGGGGCAAAGGGAAAAGAACGATGGAATACGTATTTGATCAACACTTCTCTTTTCACGATCTATACAGTGTTAATATGGACGGTCGGTTGGCAAGCGTTTCTCATTATCCAACTTCCCATTCTATTTATTTCAGGTTCAATCGGGATATGGTTGTTTTATGTCCAACATCAATTTGAAGATTCCTACTTTGAAAATGAAGAGGATTGGGATTTTGTAAAAGCAGCGGTCGACGGCAGCTCTTATTATAAACTCCCGAAAGTGATGCAATGGCTCACCGGCAATATCGGCTTTCATCACGTTCATCATTTGAGCCCGAGAGTGCCCAATTACAATTTAGAAAAAACACATGAAAATATCCCTCCACTCCAAAAAGCAACAACGATCACCATGGCTTCCAGCCTGGAATCGATTCGGTTCCGATTGTATGACGAATCCAGCCAAACGTTCGTAAGCTTTAAAGAAGTGAAGGGTTTGCTGAAAAATCCAAGAGCGGCGGAATTCAATCATCGGCCTTCGAGCATTCAACAAAAATAA